One window from the genome of Gemmatimonadota bacterium encodes:
- the rnz gene encoding ribonuclease Z, whose product MTIDIVILGSGGAIPTLTRNLPAVAVQCDGRVFLFDCGEGTQTQMVRAKLPLSKIERIYISHLHGDHVMGLPGLLMTMGQIPRERALNIHGPPGISEFVEGNRRFLGHQCPFPVIVTETRGGLVSEDDTLFVEAVPVDHSCFTLAFAFQERERPGQFQVEEARQLGIPPGPLYGRLQAGEAVTLRDGRVIEPGQVLGPARRGRKIVYATDTRPCDQVVSLAHEADVLIHDGMFSDDLRAQARQKHHSTVVQAARIARRAKVGSLVLTHISSRYMQDGPLAAEARKVFPATRVARDLMEFNVPMYK is encoded by the coding sequence ATGACCATTGACATCGTTATCCTGGGTTCCGGAGGCGCCATTCCGACCCTGACGCGAAACCTGCCGGCCGTGGCCGTCCAGTGCGACGGACGCGTGTTCCTCTTCGACTGCGGGGAGGGCACCCAGACGCAAATGGTCCGGGCGAAGTTGCCCCTGAGCAAGATCGAGCGGATCTATATCTCCCATCTGCACGGCGACCACGTGATGGGACTGCCCGGCCTGCTGATGACCATGGGGCAGATACCGCGGGAACGGGCCCTGAACATCCACGGGCCTCCGGGCATTTCAGAATTCGTGGAAGGCAACCGGCGCTTTCTGGGCCACCAGTGCCCCTTCCCCGTGATCGTCACGGAGACCAGGGGCGGCCTGGTCTCCGAGGACGACACGCTCTTCGTCGAGGCCGTACCCGTGGACCACAGCTGCTTTACACTGGCGTTCGCCTTCCAGGAAAGGGAGCGGCCGGGGCAGTTTCAGGTCGAGGAAGCGCGGCAGCTGGGCATACCGCCGGGACCGCTCTACGGGCGGCTGCAGGCGGGTGAAGCCGTGACGCTGCGGGATGGACGGGTGATCGAGCCCGGCCAGGTCCTGGGTCCCGCCCGGCGGGGCCGGAAGATCGTGTACGCCACGGATACCCGGCCGTGCGACCAGGTGGTGTCGCTCGCCCACGAGGCGGACGTGCTGATCCACGACGGCATGTTCAGCGACGACCTGCGGGCGCAGGCCCGGCAGAAGCACCACTCGACAGTCGTGCAGGCCGCCCGCATCGCCCGGCGCGCGAAGGTCGGAAGCCTCGTGCTGACCCATATCAGTTCCCGCTACATGCAGGACGGTCCGCTGGCCGCCGAGGCGCGCAAGGTCTTCCCCGCCACCCGCGTCGCGCGGGATCTCATGGAATTC
- the folP gene encoding dihydropteroate synthase, which yields MGVLNVTPDSFYDGGRYWDPLTAVRHGQRLAEEGADVIDVGGESTRPGAEPVELEEELRRVIPVIEKLRDRIEQPVSIDTRKAEVARRAIGAGARMVNDVSGLTADPGMTGTVAAEGVPVVIMHMAGTPENMQRNPGYRDTVGEIVEWLDARMAHAVAHGIRRSRIIVDPGIGFGKRLSDNLLLIRSLASFRQLNRPILIGPSRKSFIGRVLDAEKDDRMEGTAAAVALSVANGASIVRVHDVREMSRVVRMTDAICKARQA from the coding sequence ATGGGCGTCCTCAACGTCACGCCGGACTCCTTCTATGACGGCGGCCGGTACTGGGACCCTTTGACGGCCGTACGGCACGGCCAGCGATTGGCCGAAGAAGGCGCGGACGTCATCGACGTGGGCGGAGAATCCACCCGGCCGGGCGCGGAACCGGTCGAACTGGAGGAAGAACTTCGGCGGGTCATTCCCGTCATTGAAAAACTGAGGGACCGGATCGAACAACCGGTGTCCATCGATACGCGAAAGGCGGAAGTCGCCCGCAGGGCCATAGGCGCCGGGGCCCGGATGGTGAACGACGTCAGCGGCTTGACCGCCGATCCGGGTATGACAGGGACGGTCGCCGCTGAAGGAGTCCCCGTGGTGATCATGCATATGGCGGGAACCCCGGAGAACATGCAGCGGAATCCCGGCTATCGGGATACCGTGGGCGAAATCGTCGAGTGGCTGGACGCGCGCATGGCCCATGCCGTGGCGCACGGCATCCGAAGATCGCGGATCATTGTCGATCCCGGCATCGGCTTCGGCAAACGGCTCAGCGACAACCTGCTCCTGATCCGGTCCCTGGCGTCATTCCGGCAACTGAATCGTCCCATTCTGATCGGTCCGTCGCGGAAGTCCTTCATCGGCCGTGTGCTTGACGCGGAGAAAGACGACCGGATGGAGGGCACGGCGGCCGCGGTCGCGCTTAGCGTCGCCAACGGCGCCAGCATCGTCAGGGTCCACGACGTCAGGGAAATGAGCCGCGTGGTCCGTATGACCGACGCGATCTGCAAGGCGCGGCAGGCGTAG
- the hflB gene encoding ATP-dependent zinc metalloprotease FtsH: MWVLLALLSVVLVQFFSRNRSDGMEIGYSTFRDHLANGNILSVTILEKTIVGEFRNGVSTPVPGGRESMETRFKVEIPFEDTELIDELVRKDVTITARPKSSPWYAHLVTWLPLLLIIGLGILIFRQMQGGQKGLFSMGKSQARLTGEREGVKFSEVAGVEEAKRDLQEVVAFLKHPEKFSRFGARIPKGVLLLGPPGTGKTLLARAVSGEAGVPFFTMSGADFMEMFVGVGASRVRDLFKQGKENAPCIIFIDELDAVGRHRGAGLGGGHDEREQTLNQLLVEMDGFEPNSGVVLIAATNRPDVLDPALLRPGRFDRHVTVDRPDVRGREQILEIKAKGKPMAECVNLKTMARLTPGMSGADLENIMNEAALLAAREDHKRIAMSHLERARDRIVMGSEHQLVISEEERRTVAYHESGHALTAALIPEIDSPHSVTIIPRGQALGITYSIPEEDQYLYSEAWCRGQIACLLAGQVAERMGVGDTFNGAGDDIKRATELARHMVCGWGMGELGPLALGNQDGEVFLGRELTRKRDYSNKTAVKVDEDMRSILDACRQRAESIISKREDALHRMAEALLEHETLDRGQIEQLLAGKTLEPAVKREAPSEQDAKNEAGQAEEARTDDEKAPAPTPFKEPPLAAPGV, encoded by the coding sequence ATGTGGGTACTCCTGGCCCTGCTGTCGGTGGTGCTGGTACAGTTCTTCAGCCGGAACCGGTCCGACGGGATGGAAATCGGATACTCCACTTTCCGGGACCACCTGGCCAACGGGAACATCCTCAGCGTTACGATACTCGAAAAGACCATCGTCGGTGAATTCAGAAACGGGGTCAGTACACCCGTGCCCGGCGGCCGGGAATCCATGGAGACCCGATTCAAGGTCGAGATACCTTTCGAAGATACGGAACTGATCGACGAACTGGTGCGGAAAGACGTAACCATCACCGCGCGGCCGAAATCGAGCCCCTGGTATGCGCACCTGGTCACCTGGCTGCCGCTGCTCCTCATCATCGGCCTGGGAATCCTCATCTTCCGCCAGATGCAGGGCGGCCAGAAGGGGCTCTTTTCCATGGGGAAGAGCCAGGCCAGGCTTACGGGAGAGCGCGAAGGCGTGAAGTTCAGCGAAGTGGCCGGCGTCGAAGAAGCGAAGCGCGACCTGCAGGAGGTCGTGGCGTTTCTCAAGCATCCGGAAAAATTCAGCCGGTTCGGCGCGCGCATTCCGAAAGGCGTGCTCCTGCTGGGTCCGCCCGGCACGGGAAAGACCCTCCTGGCCCGCGCGGTTTCCGGTGAAGCGGGCGTACCCTTCTTTACCATGAGCGGCGCGGATTTCATGGAGATGTTCGTGGGGGTCGGCGCGTCCAGGGTGCGGGACCTGTTCAAACAGGGCAAGGAGAACGCGCCGTGCATCATTTTCATCGACGAGTTGGACGCCGTGGGCCGCCACCGGGGCGCGGGCCTGGGCGGCGGGCACGATGAACGGGAACAGACGCTGAACCAGTTGCTCGTGGAAATGGACGGTTTCGAGCCGAACAGCGGGGTCGTCCTCATCGCCGCCACGAACCGCCCCGACGTGCTGGACCCTGCGCTGCTCCGGCCCGGACGGTTCGACCGGCACGTCACCGTGGACCGGCCTGACGTCAGGGGGCGCGAGCAGATCCTGGAAATCAAGGCGAAGGGCAAGCCGATGGCGGAGTGCGTGAACCTGAAGACCATGGCCAGGCTCACGCCGGGCATGTCGGGCGCGGACCTGGAGAACATCATGAACGAGGCGGCCCTCCTCGCCGCGCGGGAAGATCACAAGCGGATCGCCATGTCGCACCTCGAACGCGCCAGGGACCGCATCGTCATGGGCTCGGAACACCAGCTGGTCATCTCGGAAGAAGAGCGCAGGACCGTCGCCTACCACGAAAGCGGTCACGCCCTGACCGCCGCCCTGATCCCCGAGATCGATTCTCCGCACAGCGTCACCATCATTCCCCGCGGACAGGCCCTCGGGATCACCTACTCCATTCCGGAGGAAGACCAGTACCTGTATTCGGAAGCCTGGTGCCGGGGCCAGATCGCGTGCCTGCTGGCCGGACAGGTGGCGGAACGCATGGGGGTCGGTGACACGTTCAACGGGGCCGGCGACGACATCAAGCGCGCCACGGAACTGGCGCGCCACATGGTCTGCGGCTGGGGGATGGGCGAACTCGGTCCCCTGGCCCTCGGCAATCAGGACGGGGAAGTTTTCCTGGGCCGGGAACTCACCCGGAAGCGGGATTACAGCAACAAGACGGCCGTGAAGGTCGACGAGGACATGAGAAGCATCCTGGATGCCTGCCGGCAGCGTGCGGAATCCATCATTTCGAAACGGGAAGACGCCCTGCACAGGATGGCCGAGGCCCTCCTCGAGCATGAAACGCTGGACAGGGGCCAGATCGAACAGCTGCTCGCAGGGAAAACGCTGGAACCGGCCGTCAAGCGTGAAGCCCCATCGGAGCAGGACGCGAAGAATGAAGCCGGGCAGGCGGAGGAGGCTCGTACAGACGATGAAAAAGCGCCGGCCCCCACGCCATTCAAGGAGCCTCCCCTGGCCGCACCCGGAGTCTGA
- the hpt gene encoding hypoxanthine phosphoribosyltransferase, whose product MRILLTEVQIAEKVKSLGARLSTDYREKNPILIGCLKGCVVFLADLMREITIPHTIDFVRASTYGTGQVSYGVVKADFFDVNIRGRHAVIVEDIVDTGLTLGYLTEVLTKQEPLSLKVCALLVKPGAHRAPVTIDYRGFDIPGDFVVGYGLDWGERYRDLPYVAVVDEQDA is encoded by the coding sequence ATGAGAATCCTGCTCACCGAAGTACAGATCGCGGAGAAGGTAAAAAGCCTCGGTGCGCGGCTTTCCACGGACTACCGGGAGAAGAACCCGATACTCATCGGATGCCTCAAGGGGTGCGTGGTCTTCCTCGCCGACCTTATGCGGGAAATCACGATACCTCACACCATCGACTTCGTACGCGCTTCAACCTATGGGACGGGGCAGGTTTCCTACGGTGTCGTGAAGGCCGATTTCTTCGATGTGAACATCCGCGGACGGCACGCCGTGATCGTGGAGGACATCGTTGACACGGGGCTGACACTGGGCTATCTTACGGAAGTGTTGACGAAGCAGGAACCGTTGTCCCTGAAGGTATGCGCCCTGCTGGTCAAACCGGGGGCGCACCGTGCGCCCGTGACGATCGATTACCGGGGTTTCGACATACCGGGCGATTTCGTCGTAGGGTACGGCCTCGACTGGGGCGAGCGGTATCGGGACCTGCCGTACGTCGCCGTGGTCGATGAACAGGATGCCTGA
- the tilS gene encoding tRNA lysidine(34) synthetase TilS: MAFLHSEGHFHYVSPPLILMPGSPMPQALEHKVEHTIRRHGMIRAGDRVIAAVSGGADSVVLLHALHGLCGRLDMELVAAHLDHGLRGEEGKEDAAFVMDYAALLGLPCVAERANVAAYCRKNCCSIEQGAREVRYGFLRRVLRDQDADAVATGHTANDQAETVLMRLLRGSGSSGLSAIRPVRDGWIIRPLLDVTADEIAAYARKHGLSYRTDRTNEDQDVLRNRIRRHLVPLLQREYNPHIVQGLARLADVTRGEAEYLDAKAAAFLADHARLEDGKILRVDLDAWGNAAPALQRVLVRTLVRTLGGNEERLRFDQVEDARAWIGRGPVGRIQELPCGIRLERRKSELVLCRGLLTPFRLNLEVPGSVEVPGTNLSIHVAEGSAETAPGATAHRAVFDAAEVRRPWTVRSRERGDRMTPFGLAGHKSLKKLFNEWDVPRLLRDRVPVVTDGTQILWVAGYRQSNESLVTGKTRRVMVAELMVKDPKR, encoded by the coding sequence ATGGCCTTTCTGCACTCGGAAGGCCATTTTCATTATGTCTCCCCCCCGCTGATCCTCATGCCGGGATCTCCCATGCCGCAAGCCTTGGAACATAAAGTCGAGCATACGATCCGGCGCCACGGGATGATCAGGGCGGGCGACCGGGTGATCGCCGCGGTTTCCGGTGGTGCGGACTCGGTGGTCCTCCTGCACGCCCTGCACGGCTTATGCGGCAGGCTGGACATGGAACTGGTTGCGGCGCATCTCGACCACGGCCTGCGCGGCGAGGAAGGTAAGGAAGATGCCGCCTTCGTCATGGACTACGCGGCGTTACTGGGCCTTCCCTGCGTCGCGGAGCGGGCGAACGTCGCAGCCTACTGCCGGAAAAACTGTTGTTCCATCGAGCAAGGCGCCCGCGAGGTGCGGTACGGATTCCTGAGAAGGGTGCTGCGGGACCAGGATGCGGATGCCGTGGCAACCGGCCATACGGCGAACGATCAGGCCGAGACGGTGTTGATGCGGCTCTTGCGCGGCAGCGGCAGTTCGGGCCTGTCGGCCATCCGCCCGGTCAGGGACGGATGGATCATCCGGCCGCTGCTGGACGTCACCGCCGACGAGATCGCCGCATATGCACGAAAGCACGGATTGTCCTACCGGACCGACCGCACCAATGAGGACCAGGACGTGCTCCGCAACAGGATCCGGCGCCACCTGGTACCCTTGCTGCAAAGGGAGTACAATCCCCATATCGTGCAGGGTCTGGCGCGGCTCGCCGACGTGACGCGCGGCGAGGCGGAGTACCTGGACGCAAAGGCCGCGGCGTTCCTCGCCGATCATGCCCGGCTCGAGGACGGCAAGATCCTTCGGGTGGACCTCGATGCCTGGGGGAACGCGGCGCCCGCTCTGCAGCGCGTCCTGGTCCGGACCCTGGTCCGGACCCTGGGCGGCAACGAGGAGCGACTGCGCTTCGACCAGGTGGAGGATGCCCGTGCATGGATCGGCCGGGGTCCGGTCGGCCGGATCCAGGAATTGCCCTGTGGAATCCGCCTGGAACGCCGCAAGTCCGAACTGGTTTTATGTCGAGGTTTGTTAACGCCTTTCCGACTGAATCTGGAGGTTCCCGGGAGTGTGGAGGTACCGGGCACGAACCTGTCGATCCACGTCGCTGAAGGTTCCGCGGAAACCGCGCCCGGCGCGACGGCGCATCGGGCCGTTTTCGATGCGGCGGAAGTGCGCCGGCCGTGGACCGTGCGTTCCCGCGAACGAGGTGACCGCATGACGCCCTTCGGCCTGGCGGGACACAAGTCCCTGAAGAAGCTGTTCAACGAATGGGACGTGCCCCGGCTGTTGCGCGACCGCGTACCGGTCGTAACGGACGGAACGCAGATCCTTTGGGTGGCGGGCTATAGGCAGAGCAACGAGAGCCTGGTCACCGGGAAGACCCGGCGCGTGATGGTCGCCGAGCTTATGGTGAAAGATCCGAAGCGATGA
- a CDS encoding amino acid permease, whose protein sequence is MAETDSNTAAGPVADTEDEGLVRGLGPLEATTIIVGGVIGSGIFQAPSAIASNVGSPGMSLLVWLVCGLLALCGGLCIAELGAMLPRTGGQYVYVREAYRRRWVTFIYGWSAFWLVWPVSIAAVANVFANYLASVVNIITADAGGQGIVLSDGAQALIASACVLILMMINVVGVRWSGQVTNLFTFIKVAALGGLILLGLFMAEKGSMAHFSPLFGGGGTAVGGFALGAFGAAMVTGLFSYEGWTFSSYVAGEMRDPRRNLPLSIIVGVLFVIVIYLAANFVYMLVLPFEQVQTSQWIAADVMKVLLGDGGALFISIGVMCSTFGGVNVHLLVAPRLFFAQSRDGLFFKGLSRAHPKFRTPAASILAQGILAALFALTPRFEDIISYGSFTSYFFSILAIAAVIVLRFSRPDANRPYRTWGYPVTPLLFLAVISGYLVSLLTNVAFIYNTLIGLAIVAAGFPFYFYWEKKNKGN, encoded by the coding sequence TTGGCTGAAACCGATTCGAATACCGCCGCTGGTCCGGTAGCCGATACCGAAGACGAAGGTCTCGTTCGGGGGCTCGGTCCCCTCGAAGCCACCACCATCATCGTGGGCGGCGTCATCGGTTCCGGCATCTTCCAGGCGCCGAGCGCCATCGCCTCCAACGTAGGCTCGCCGGGCATGAGCCTGCTCGTCTGGCTGGTCTGCGGTCTCCTCGCACTGTGCGGCGGGCTCTGCATCGCCGAACTCGGCGCCATGCTGCCCCGGACCGGCGGTCAGTACGTCTACGTCCGCGAAGCCTACCGCAGGCGCTGGGTTACCTTCATCTACGGCTGGTCCGCCTTCTGGCTCGTGTGGCCGGTTTCCATCGCCGCCGTCGCCAATGTCTTCGCCAATTACCTGGCCAGCGTGGTCAACATCATCACCGCCGACGCGGGCGGCCAGGGCATCGTCCTGAGCGACGGAGCCCAGGCGTTGATCGCCTCGGCATGCGTGTTGATCCTGATGATGATCAACGTGGTCGGTGTCCGATGGAGCGGCCAGGTCACCAACCTGTTTACCTTCATCAAGGTGGCCGCACTCGGCGGACTCATCCTGCTTGGCCTGTTCATGGCCGAGAAGGGATCGATGGCTCATTTCTCGCCGTTGTTCGGCGGTGGCGGGACGGCCGTGGGCGGATTCGCTCTGGGCGCTTTCGGCGCGGCCATGGTGACCGGCCTGTTCTCGTACGAAGGATGGACCTTTTCCAGTTACGTCGCCGGGGAGATGCGCGACCCGCGCCGTAATCTCCCGTTGTCGATCATCGTTGGCGTACTCTTCGTAATCGTGATCTACCTGGCGGCGAACTTCGTGTACATGCTGGTCCTGCCCTTTGAGCAGGTCCAGACCTCGCAGTGGATCGCGGCGGACGTGATGAAGGTCCTGCTGGGCGACGGAGGCGCTCTCTTCATCTCGATCGGCGTGATGTGTTCCACCTTCGGAGGGGTTAACGTCCACTTGCTGGTGGCTCCCCGCCTGTTTTTCGCGCAAAGCAGGGACGGTCTCTTCTTCAAGGGGCTCAGCCGCGCACACCCGAAGTTCCGCACGCCGGCGGCATCCATTCTCGCCCAGGGCATTCTTGCCGCCCTGTTCGCGCTGACGCCGCGATTCGAGGATATCATCTCTTACGGTTCCTTCACTTCGTACTTTTTCTCCATCCTCGCGATCGCCGCAGTCATCGTACTGCGCTTCAGCCGGCCCGACGCGAATCGACCTTACAGGACCTGGGGCTATCCGGTTACGCCCCTGCTCTTCCTCGCCGTCATATCCGGTTACCTGGTGTCTCTGCTGACTAACGTGGCTTTCATCTACAATACGCTCATCGGCCTGGCCATCGTCGCCGCCGGCTTTCCCTTCTACTTCTACTGGGAAAAGAAAAACAAAGGAAACTGA
- a CDS encoding extracellular solute-binding protein, whose product MNRRPVIRSLLRGLLFTGVVVHATGPASISAQDRLVIVSPHWEGIRYEFTRGFDAFYRDETGRGVEIEWMDVGGTSEIIRFIKSEFTGKPEGIGIDLMFGGGSDPFVELARLGLLAPFRLPDDQLEGLPAEAGGYPIYDAEYRWYGATMAGFGIMYNKRVAQLVALPVPETWEDLADPGLYSWVGAADPRKSGSAHVPFEIMLQVYGWERGWQVITALGANARGFANSGSQVPKDVTSGEVAYGMAIDFYAWAQINAVGPEMIGYTMPDNLTILNPDGISILKGATNMAVAQSFLRYVLSEAGQRLWMQKPGTPGGPEQFQLNRFTVLPRLYQRIDPAHTSVTFNPFAWKSSFVYDAVKGAARRHIVDDMIGVFVIDAHAALQRTWRRAIERGDVERLLPSLGAVPITEEESLALGDRWRDQAFRNRTLLSWSRLAAEKYGSGASGWAGARYLLLFGSGLVLAGMVLYLWRLKRRSG is encoded by the coding sequence TTGAACCGTCGGCCAGTCATTCGTTCCCTCTTGCGGGGTCTCCTCTTTACGGGCGTCGTCGTTCACGCCACCGGCCCGGCTTCCATCTCCGCGCAGGACCGCCTGGTCATCGTCTCTCCGCACTGGGAAGGCATCCGCTATGAATTCACCAGGGGTTTCGACGCATTTTACCGCGACGAAACCGGTCGCGGGGTCGAGATCGAATGGATGGACGTGGGCGGGACTTCGGAGATCATCCGGTTCATAAAGTCCGAGTTCACCGGCAAGCCGGAAGGCATCGGGATCGACCTGATGTTCGGGGGAGGCAGCGATCCGTTCGTGGAACTGGCGCGCCTCGGCCTGCTGGCGCCTTTCAGGCTTCCCGATGACCAGTTGGAGGGGCTGCCTGCCGAAGCGGGCGGCTATCCGATTTACGACGCGGAATACCGGTGGTACGGTGCGACGATGGCCGGGTTCGGCATCATGTACAACAAGCGGGTGGCGCAGCTCGTGGCACTGCCCGTGCCGGAGACCTGGGAAGACCTGGCCGATCCCGGGCTCTATTCGTGGGTCGGCGCGGCCGATCCCAGGAAGAGCGGCAGTGCGCACGTACCTTTCGAGATCATGCTGCAGGTCTACGGCTGGGAACGGGGCTGGCAGGTCATTACCGCCCTGGGCGCCAACGCCCGGGGATTCGCGAATTCGGGAAGCCAGGTGCCCAAGGACGTGACGTCCGGCGAAGTGGCCTACGGAATGGCCATAGATTTCTACGCCTGGGCACAGATCAACGCCGTGGGTCCCGAGATGATCGGATATACCATGCCGGACAATCTGACGATCCTGAACCCGGACGGCATATCCATACTGAAAGGCGCGACCAATATGGCCGTGGCGCAGTCCTTCCTTCGCTATGTCCTGTCCGAGGCCGGCCAGCGCCTGTGGATGCAGAAACCCGGGACGCCGGGCGGGCCGGAGCAGTTCCAGCTGAACCGGTTCACGGTGCTGCCCCGCCTCTACCAGCGCATCGATCCGGCGCACACCTCGGTCACTTTCAACCCCTTTGCGTGGAAATCGTCCTTCGTGTACGATGCCGTGAAAGGCGCCGCGCGCCGTCATATCGTCGACGATATGATCGGCGTCTTCGTTATCGACGCCCACGCGGCTCTGCAACGAACGTGGCGGCGCGCCATCGAAAGGGGAGACGTGGAGCGTCTCCTGCCGTCGCTGGGAGCCGTACCGATCACGGAGGAGGAATCGCTGGCCCTGGGCGACCGCTGGAGGGACCAGGCCTTCCGGAACCGGACCCTGCTATCGTGGAGCCGGCTGGCGGCTGAGAAGTACGGATCGGGCGCGTCCGGTTGGGCCGGCGCAAGGTACCTGCTTTTATTCGGCAGCGGCCTGGTGCTGGCGGGGATGGTGCTTTACCTCTGGAGGTTGAAGCGGAGAAGCGGTTGA
- a CDS encoding ABC transporter ATP-binding protein produces the protein MVSLTLKGITRKFGDVTAVDDVSVEIAGGELFFLLGPSGCGKTTLLRLIAGFYAPDAGSILFDDQDVTRTPPHRRNTGMVFQNYALWPHMSVWENVAYGLVLRKIPSSEQNDRVSEALEMVRMDRYGERSPNQLSGGQQQRVALARALVIRPDVVLLDEPLSNLDARLRLEMRDEIRRIHDETGTTMIYVTHDQKEALSMADRVAVMDMGAVVQTGEPRSIYDRPANAFVADFIGETNFVAGRLTRSELPLAVETAVGVLHSTVEPVEDLSPGDEVVCSVRPEAIRVSDPDAAAEDENVDENVDQNVMDGVVRQTVYLGDHEQYAVRLDDGTAMKLVDHRPGRRLAGPGAPVRLKCDASQVVVLGKPG, from the coding sequence ATGGTCAGCCTGACCCTGAAGGGAATAACCCGGAAATTCGGTGACGTGACGGCGGTTGACGACGTATCGGTGGAGATCGCCGGAGGTGAACTGTTCTTCCTCCTGGGTCCTTCCGGCTGCGGAAAGACGACGCTTCTCCGATTGATCGCCGGGTTTTACGCGCCTGACGCGGGAAGCATCCTGTTCGATGATCAAGACGTGACGAGGACGCCGCCACACCGGCGGAACACGGGCATGGTGTTCCAGAACTACGCGCTATGGCCGCACATGTCCGTCTGGGAGAACGTGGCCTATGGACTGGTCCTGCGCAAGATCCCGTCATCGGAACAGAATGACCGCGTCTCGGAAGCCCTGGAGATGGTGCGGATGGATCGCTACGGGGAGCGGTCGCCGAACCAGTTGTCCGGCGGCCAGCAGCAGCGCGTGGCCCTGGCCCGCGCCCTCGTTATCCGGCCCGACGTGGTGCTGCTCGACGAGCCGCTGTCCAACCTGGACGCCCGGCTCCGCCTGGAAATGCGCGATGAGATCCGGCGGATCCACGACGAGACCGGCACGACGATGATCTACGTGACCCACGACCAGAAGGAAGCCCTTTCCATGGCGGACCGCGTGGCCGTGATGGACATGGGGGCCGTGGTCCAGACCGGGGAGCCGCGTTCGATCTATGATCGGCCCGCGAACGCGTTCGTGGCGGATTTCATCGGGGAAACGAATTTCGTGGCCGGCCGGTTGACGCGTTCGGAGCTTCCCCTGGCCGTCGAGACCGCGGTCGGTGTCCTCCATTCGACGGTCGAACCCGTCGAGGACCTGTCGCCGGGAGACGAAGTGGTCTGCTCCGTCCGACCCGAGGCCATACGCGTATCGGATCCGGACGCCGCCGCCGAGGACGAGAACGTGGACGAGAACGTGGACCAGAACGTGATGGACGGCGTCGTCCGGCAGACCGTCTACCTTGGCGACCACGAGCAGTATGCGGTCCGGCTGGACGACGGCACGGCGATGAAGCTGGTGGACCACCGTCCCGGGCGGCGGCTGGCCGGCCCCGGCGCGCCGGTCCGGTTGAAATGCGACGCGTCACAGGTCGTCGTGCTCGGTAAACCGGGATAG